A window of the Theileria parva strain Muguga chromosome 2, complete sequence, whole genome shotgun sequence genome harbors these coding sequences:
- a CDS encoding PPP4R2 family protein, whose protein sequence is MNSSKVCKVLDEIGIDEEFLKLKSDLLNEFTSKGGCVPGAAYKQILNGVLNILIQYKDIESNVKLNRECYILIQHIATTGKCRFPWKVVKMLIIVIYNKIFDELYQSNKNSTSLQNSSTAGSDSCDPSDSSTESDKPKESRPADKKINQIESEEEFKQMKYESLLYIVGFNIPPFTLQRLCEIPIKQPYTVFRKLFNAYRKLFTVRNLEYEPVKLPRFFKPSDYPHLRRVCRIVDSWEYKYRHLTPSWTDDLLAENLDELDSSDEKPFKRPLE, encoded by the coding sequence ATGAATTCCTCTAAGGTTTGTAAAGTTTTGGACGAGATCGGGATTGACGAGGAATTCTTGAAGTTAAAGTCCGATTTACTAAACGAATTCACTTCAAAGGGAGGTTGCGTTCCAGGTGCCGCCTACAAGCAAATTCTTAACGGCGTATTAAATATTCTCATCCAATACAAAGATATAGAAAGCAATGTGAAGCTAAATAGGGAATGTTATATTCTAATTCAGCACATTGCAACTACTGGGAAGTGCAGATTCCCTTGGAAGGTCGTGAAAATGctaataattgtaatatataataaaatttttgatGAACTTTATCAGTCAAATAAGAATTCTACATCGCTCCAGAACTCCTCCACAGCTGGTTCTGATTCTTGTGACCCTTCTGATTCATCCACTGAATCTGATAAACCTAAGGAATCCCGGCCAGctgataaaaaaattaaccaaattgAGTCTGAGGAAGAGTTTAAACAAATGAAATACGAAtctttactatatattgTGGGCTTTAATATACCTCCCTTTACACTTCAACGGCTTTGTGAGATTCCTATAAAACAGCCTTACACAGTTTTCCGGAAACTGTTTAACGCCTACAGAAAACTTTTCACTGTCCGGAACTTGGAGTATGAGCCTGTGAAACTCCCAAGGTTTTTCAAACCTTCAGATTACCCTCACCTCAGGCGTGTGTGCCGTATTGTTGACTCTTGGGAGTACAAGTACAGGCATCTCACTCCCAGTTGGACTGACGACCTTCTTGCTGAGAACCTCGACGAACTCGACTCTTCTGATGAAAAGCCATTCAAACGGCCTCTAGAATAA